From one Bradyrhizobium sp. Ash2021 genomic stretch:
- a CDS encoding outer membrane beta-barrel protein, which yields MRRNLGWALASFISFGVVGLNGAMAADMAVKARPPVPIAPVYSWTGFYIGLNGGGGFGRTNASETGLPDTGALAIVASANYGLNHDLTGGFGGAQAGYNWQVQNWVWGVEADIQGSDIRGRGTLTGPIVAQRDGGAAFATNFVTASEKIDYFGTARLRAGFLATPALLLYGTGGLAWADVKTSGQFHYATPVDYFAAGTRIQAGWTVGAGAEFKLASNWSIKGEYLYYDLGHISDTSNFGVPAFPPFQSRFDYNVRGSLARVGFNYQFAGPVVAKY from the coding sequence ATGCGCAGGAATTTGGGGTGGGCACTCGCGTCGTTTATTTCGTTTGGAGTAGTTGGGCTCAATGGTGCAATGGCCGCCGACATGGCGGTGAAGGCCAGACCGCCGGTACCGATCGCGCCGGTCTATTCATGGACCGGCTTTTATATCGGCCTGAATGGGGGCGGCGGCTTTGGCCGCACTAACGCCAGCGAGACCGGTCTTCCTGACACCGGTGCTCTAGCGATCGTTGCGAGCGCGAATTACGGCCTCAACCACGATCTGACCGGCGGATTCGGCGGCGCGCAGGCCGGTTACAACTGGCAGGTGCAGAACTGGGTCTGGGGCGTTGAGGCCGATATCCAGGGTTCGGATATCAGGGGGCGCGGCACGCTCACCGGCCCGATCGTCGCGCAGCGCGATGGCGGCGCCGCCTTCGCAACCAACTTCGTAACCGCCTCCGAGAAGATCGACTATTTCGGAACCGCGCGTCTGCGTGCCGGCTTCCTCGCGACACCGGCCTTGCTGCTCTACGGCACCGGCGGTCTGGCCTGGGCCGACGTCAAGACCAGTGGACAGTTCCACTACGCAACGCCGGTCGACTACTTTGCTGCGGGTACGCGTATTCAGGCCGGTTGGACCGTGGGCGCGGGCGCCGAATTCAAGCTCGCCAGCAACTGGTCGATCAAGGGTGAATATCTGTACTACGATCTCGGCCACATCTCGGACACCAGCAACTTCGGCGTTCCGGCGTTTCCGCCCTTCCAGTCGCGATTTGACTACAATGTTCGCGGCAGCCTGGCGCGCGTCGGCTTCAACTATCAGTTCGCCGGTCCCGTCGTCGCGAAATACTGA
- a CDS encoding FAD-dependent oxidoreductase, protein MDAGSFSEQPSGRTMQVRCCIVGGGPAGMMLGYLFGRAGIDVVVLEKHADFFRDFRGDTVHPSTLQVMDELGLIDGFLKLPHQQLQKLDGMFGGTPVRIADLSRVGTKYPFIAFMPQWDFLNFLREAGKRFASLKVMMNVEATDLIHRGDQIAGVRAKTPEGPIEIVADLTIACDGRHSVVRERAGLATDEIGAPMDVLWFRAGRRPNESENLFARVEPGKMMVTFDRGDYWQCAYVIAKGQFDAVKARGLPALLDDVARMAPILKPGLADVKGWDDVKLLTVAINRLKRWTLPGLLCIGDAAHAMSPVGGVGVNLAVQDAVATANLLAAKLTSGCPTEDELDAVRRRREFPVKMTQRMQVIAQNNIVSAALKPGYQPLKVPLAVRLITAVPWLQGITARLVGLGVRPEHVHSPAQF, encoded by the coding sequence ATGGACGCAGGCAGTTTTTCCGAACAACCATCGGGGCGCACGATGCAGGTCCGCTGCTGCATCGTCGGCGGCGGGCCCGCCGGCATGATGCTGGGATATCTGTTCGGACGCGCCGGCATCGATGTCGTGGTGCTGGAGAAGCATGCCGACTTCTTCCGCGATTTCCGTGGCGACACCGTGCATCCCTCGACCCTGCAAGTGATGGACGAGCTCGGATTGATCGACGGGTTTCTGAAACTTCCGCATCAGCAATTGCAGAAGCTCGACGGGATGTTCGGCGGGACGCCGGTGCGGATTGCCGATCTCAGCCGCGTCGGCACCAAATACCCGTTCATCGCCTTCATGCCGCAGTGGGATTTCCTCAATTTCCTGCGCGAGGCCGGCAAGCGGTTCGCCTCGCTCAAGGTGATGATGAATGTGGAGGCGACCGATCTCATCCATCGCGGCGATCAGATCGCGGGCGTGCGGGCGAAGACGCCGGAGGGCCCGATCGAAATCGTCGCCGATCTGACCATCGCCTGCGACGGCCGCCATTCGGTCGTGCGCGAGCGCGCCGGGCTTGCGACCGACGAGATCGGCGCGCCGATGGACGTGCTGTGGTTTCGCGCCGGCCGGCGGCCGAATGAGAGCGAGAATCTGTTCGCCCGCGTCGAGCCCGGCAAGATGATGGTCACGTTCGACCGCGGCGACTACTGGCAGTGCGCCTACGTCATCGCCAAGGGGCAGTTCGACGCGGTGAAGGCGAGGGGGCTGCCGGCGCTGCTCGACGACGTCGCGCGCATGGCGCCGATCCTGAAACCCGGCCTTGCCGATGTGAAGGGCTGGGACGATGTGAAGCTTTTGACGGTCGCGATCAATCGCCTGAAGCGCTGGACGCTGCCGGGACTGCTTTGCATCGGCGACGCCGCGCATGCGATGTCGCCGGTCGGCGGCGTCGGCGTCAACCTCGCGGTACAGGACGCGGTGGCGACCGCCAATCTTCTGGCGGCCAAACTGACAAGCGGATGCCCGACCGAGGACGAACTCGACGCGGTGCGAAGGCGGCGGGAATTTCCGGTGAAGATGACGCAGCGGATGCAGGTCATCGCGCAGAACAACATCGTCAGTGCGGCGCTGAAGCCCGGCTATCAACCGCTGAAAGTGCCGCTGGCCGTGCGGCTGATTACGGCGGTGCCCTGGCTGCAGGGCATCACGGCACGGCTGGTCGGCCTCGGCGTGCGGCCGGAGCATGTGCATTCGCCGGCGCAATTCTGA
- a CDS encoding SDR family oxidoreductase: protein MKAGHFDLSGKVAIVTGGNGGIGLGMARGLAEAGAAIAIVGRDEAKSQAAVAEIERSGARAISVVADVTDKVAVAAMAERVARELGRIDILVNNAGINIRKPPHALDIAEWNSVIATNLTSAFLCSQAVYPAMKAAGGGKIINIGSMMSIFGASFAPAYAASKGGIVQFTRSCACAWAADNIQANAVLPGWIDTDLTKRAREQINGLHDRVLARTPAARWGGIGDFAGIAVFLASPASDFVTGTAIPVDGGYSIMG, encoded by the coding sequence ATGAAGGCGGGACATTTCGATCTCAGCGGCAAGGTGGCGATTGTCACCGGCGGCAATGGCGGCATCGGGCTCGGCATGGCCCGCGGATTGGCGGAAGCTGGTGCGGCGATCGCGATCGTCGGCCGCGATGAAGCGAAGTCGCAAGCGGCGGTCGCCGAGATCGAACGAAGCGGCGCCAGGGCCATTTCCGTGGTCGCCGACGTCACCGACAAGGTTGCAGTCGCCGCCATGGCCGAACGCGTGGCCCGCGAGCTCGGCCGGATTGACATCCTCGTCAACAATGCCGGCATCAACATTCGCAAGCCGCCGCACGCGCTCGACATCGCCGAGTGGAACAGTGTGATTGCGACCAACCTCACCAGCGCCTTCCTGTGCTCGCAGGCGGTCTATCCCGCGATGAAAGCCGCGGGCGGCGGCAAGATCATCAATATCGGTTCGATGATGTCGATCTTCGGCGCCAGCTTCGCGCCGGCTTATGCCGCCAGCAAAGGCGGCATCGTGCAGTTCACGCGCTCCTGCGCCTGCGCCTGGGCCGCCGACAATATCCAGGCCAATGCGGTGCTGCCGGGCTGGATCGATACCGATTTGACAAAGCGTGCCCGCGAGCAGATCAACGGCCTGCACGACCGGGTGCTGGCGCGCACGCCGGCGGCGCGCTGGGGCGGGATCGGAGACTTCGCAGGCATCGCGGTGTTTCTCGCCTCGCCCGCGTCCGATTTCGTCACCGGCACCGCCATCCCCGTCGATGGCGGGTATTCGATCATGGGGTAG
- a CDS encoding outer membrane beta-barrel protein — translation MKKLVLALTALAAFTGSASAADLAARPYTKAPPPVAPVYNWTGFYIFGGGGGGLWAADQNVQTNVGSIPLSIDHRQGGSGWFGTVGLGYDWQFNGPWVFGLFADGQFGSIKGTLDDPFNQVIAPIKLEDSWAVGARVGYLVAPNVLSYVNGGYSGSQWSRTTLLDEFSGAPVGGHTNSFTRNGWFIGGGVENSLNIFGISSPGWFMKTEYRSAFYDKKSVPLLFDGTNLPVGTNLRFNSWNQTISTSLVYRFNWGGAPISAKY, via the coding sequence ATGAAGAAATTGGTGCTGGCTCTGACCGCTCTCGCGGCATTCACCGGATCGGCCTCGGCGGCCGACCTCGCGGCCCGTCCTTACACGAAGGCTCCTCCGCCGGTTGCGCCTGTCTATAACTGGACCGGCTTCTACATCTTCGGCGGTGGCGGCGGTGGATTGTGGGCGGCCGATCAGAATGTTCAAACCAACGTAGGTAGCATTCCGCTCAGCATCGATCACCGTCAGGGTGGCTCTGGCTGGTTCGGAACGGTCGGTCTCGGCTACGACTGGCAGTTCAACGGTCCTTGGGTGTTCGGCTTGTTTGCAGATGGCCAGTTCGGCAGCATCAAGGGCACTCTTGACGACCCGTTCAACCAGGTGATCGCCCCGATAAAGTTGGAGGACTCGTGGGCGGTTGGTGCGCGGGTCGGCTATTTGGTAGCCCCGAATGTTCTGTCCTACGTGAACGGTGGTTACTCCGGTTCTCAATGGTCGCGCACGACGCTGCTCGATGAGTTTAGCGGCGCTCCTGTGGGTGGTCACACCAACAGCTTCACCCGCAACGGTTGGTTCATCGGCGGCGGCGTGGAGAACAGCCTGAACATCTTCGGCATCAGCTCGCCGGGCTGGTTCATGAAGACCGAGTATCGCTCGGCTTTCTATGACAAGAAATCCGTCCCTCTGCTGTTCGACGGCACCAATTTACCTGTCGGTACCAATCTCAGGTTCAACAGCTGGAACCAAACCATCTCGACTTCACTGGTCTATCGCTTCAACTGGGGTGGCGCACCGATCTCGGCGAAGTACTGA
- a CDS encoding outer membrane beta-barrel protein produces the protein MHSKLIAAAAFTATLGTGAASAADLAMRPYTKAPAFVDSIYNWGGFYIGGHIGGATTNEEWINTANTTPFGDLSPGQGFRQRGTGVFGGGQMGYNWQASNYVFGLEGTISGLDNKGTVLNNVFGVGLDDRFSWRTDWMATITGRAGYAVANNLFYVKGGYAGVNNRLSVTMLPPVTGSGSQTQWHNGWTIGAGWEYGITQNWIVGLEYDYAAFERKSYQLAGASPGTYTFDTKPRDIQSAVVRLSYKFNAPVVARY, from the coding sequence ATTCACTCAAAACTGATTGCTGCTGCGGCCTTCACTGCCACGCTTGGAACGGGCGCCGCGTCGGCGGCGGATCTGGCGATGCGGCCATACACTAAGGCTCCGGCCTTCGTTGACTCCATCTACAACTGGGGCGGCTTCTATATCGGCGGCCACATCGGCGGCGCCACCACAAACGAGGAATGGATCAACACCGCCAACACCACGCCGTTCGGTGATCTCTCGCCCGGTCAGGGTTTTCGCCAACGCGGCACCGGCGTGTTCGGCGGCGGCCAGATGGGCTACAACTGGCAGGCCAGCAACTACGTGTTCGGTCTCGAGGGCACGATTTCCGGTCTCGACAACAAGGGTACCGTGCTGAACAACGTGTTCGGCGTCGGCCTCGACGATCGGTTCAGCTGGCGTACCGACTGGATGGCGACGATTACCGGCCGCGCCGGCTATGCCGTGGCGAACAATCTGTTCTACGTGAAGGGCGGCTATGCCGGCGTCAACAACCGCTTGTCGGTGACCATGCTTCCGCCGGTCACGGGTTCCGGATCCCAGACCCAGTGGCACAATGGCTGGACCATTGGCGCCGGTTGGGAATACGGCATCACCCAGAACTGGATCGTCGGTCTCGAATACGACTATGCCGCGTTCGAGAGGAAGAGCTATCAGCTCGCCGGCGCCTCGCCCGGCACCTACACCTTCGATACAAAACCCCGCGATATTCAGTCCGCGGTCGTCCGTCTGAGCTACAAGTTCAACGCCCCGGTCGTCGCACGGTACTGA